One segment of Bradyrhizobium sp. CB2312 DNA contains the following:
- a CDS encoding sodium:proton antiporter, with protein MAPLKLVSGIDVSTFEWIIALLLGAVALSALARRIKVPYPTFLAIGGALIAFVPNSTSWALEPDLALALFVAPVLLDAAFDTSLRDLRNNWVPVSTLVVAAVGLTTVGVAYVAHRLMPDMPWAAAVALGAIVAPPDAAAAVAILSQVKLPHRMVKVLEGESLLNDASALLIYRIAVGAVATEHLTWSQVAPTMALALVGSVLAGLLAARIISPIMERVTEAPSAIIVQFATTFMIWIAAEHLGLSGILTIVIYAISLARTAPARMPARLRVPSYAVWETMVFVLNVLAFMLIGMQMRPIWTRLDSDVRWEYCVAAAWILLTVVLVRLFWVTFYRTTLRVLIAHDLYHPKDPKQVASPKGGLIISWCGMRGLVTLATAFALPEHFPYRDFIVFIAFAVVLGSLVIQGLTLRPLILAFNLKDDDPVGIEVARARAVAYRAALDAIEDDPSEEAEILRLEYRAILMEADDDPHGGIANGELPADPLRRRAIAAARKSIFDLRSTEVIGDDAFHRIEAELDRAELSAGG; from the coding sequence GTGGCGCCGCTCAAATTGGTCTCGGGGATCGACGTGTCGACATTCGAATGGATCATCGCACTGCTGCTCGGCGCCGTTGCATTATCGGCGCTGGCGCGGCGGATCAAGGTCCCCTACCCGACCTTTCTCGCCATCGGCGGCGCGCTGATCGCCTTCGTGCCGAACAGCACGTCCTGGGCGCTGGAGCCGGACCTCGCCTTGGCGCTTTTTGTCGCACCGGTCCTGCTCGATGCCGCCTTCGACACCTCGCTGCGCGACTTGCGCAACAACTGGGTTCCGGTCTCGACCCTGGTGGTCGCCGCGGTCGGCCTGACCACGGTCGGCGTCGCCTATGTCGCGCACCGGCTGATGCCTGACATGCCCTGGGCCGCCGCGGTCGCGCTCGGCGCCATCGTGGCGCCGCCGGATGCCGCCGCCGCGGTCGCGATCCTGAGCCAGGTCAAGCTGCCCCACCGCATGGTGAAGGTGCTGGAGGGCGAAAGCCTGCTCAACGATGCCAGCGCGCTGCTGATCTATCGCATCGCGGTCGGCGCGGTCGCCACCGAGCATCTGACCTGGAGCCAGGTCGCGCCGACCATGGCGCTGGCGCTGGTCGGCAGCGTTCTCGCCGGTCTCCTCGCAGCCCGCATCATCTCGCCGATCATGGAGCGCGTGACCGAGGCCCCGAGCGCGATCATCGTGCAGTTCGCCACCACCTTCATGATCTGGATCGCCGCCGAGCATCTCGGCCTCTCCGGCATCCTCACCATCGTGATCTACGCCATCTCCCTCGCGCGCACCGCCCCGGCGCGCATGCCGGCGCGGCTGCGGGTGCCGTCATATGCGGTGTGGGAGACGATGGTGTTCGTGCTCAACGTGCTCGCCTTCATGCTGATCGGCATGCAGATGCGGCCGATCTGGACGCGGCTGGATAGCGACGTACGCTGGGAATATTGCGTGGCTGCGGCCTGGATCCTGCTCACCGTCGTCCTGGTGCGCCTATTCTGGGTGACGTTCTACCGCACGACGCTGCGCGTGCTGATCGCGCACGACCTCTATCATCCCAAAGATCCGAAGCAGGTGGCCTCGCCCAAGGGCGGCCTCATCATCTCCTGGTGCGGCATGCGCGGCCTCGTCACGCTTGCCACCGCCTTTGCCCTGCCGGAACACTTCCCCTATCGCGATTTCATCGTCTTCATCGCCTTTGCGGTCGTGCTGGGATCGCTGGTGATCCAGGGCCTGACGCTGCGGCCGCTGATCCTGGCCTTCAACCTCAAGGACGACGATCCCGTCGGCATCGAGGTCGCGCGCGCCCGCGCCGTCGCCTATCGCGCGGCGCTCGACGCGATCGAGGACGATCCGTCGGAGGAAGCGGAAATCCTGCGGCTCGAATACCGCGCTATCCTGATGGAGGCCGACGATGATCCGCACGGCGGCATTGCCAATGGCGAACTGCCCGCCGATCCCCTGCGCCGTCGCGCCATCGCGGCCGCGCGCAAGTCGATCTTCGACCTCCGCAGCACCGAGGTGATCGGCGACGACGCGTTTCACCGCATCGAGGCAGAGCTCGATCGCGCAGAATTGAGCGCGGGCGGATGA
- a CDS encoding tetratricopeptide repeat protein, whose translation MRFQKLIQLSGVVLLSALSLAAAHAATGGEPAAVPQVDVAPCLAAAAADDMDKAATACAAVIDNEKSAKADLVKALVARGALYARHDQIDRAIADDSRALQLDPTLADIFNARGELWLKKGDKPKAVQDFGAALKIDPNHEKAKANHKAMARELERIGAQMAVAGKPSFNCARASRAVEKAICASRELADLDREIFASNARAVREARSPAESKNLQREQDEFIARRNAGYGRPGYDLKKAMQERLQRINGVDGY comes from the coding sequence ATGCGTTTTCAAAAACTCATTCAACTGTCAGGTGTCGTTCTGCTCTCCGCGCTCTCGCTCGCCGCGGCCCATGCCGCAACCGGCGGCGAGCCGGCCGCAGTGCCGCAGGTCGATGTCGCGCCATGCCTCGCGGCGGCCGCGGCCGACGACATGGACAAGGCGGCAACGGCCTGCGCGGCCGTCATCGACAATGAGAAGTCGGCGAAGGCGGACCTGGTCAAGGCGCTGGTCGCGCGCGGCGCGCTCTATGCGCGGCATGACCAGATCGACCGCGCGATCGCCGACGACAGCCGCGCATTGCAGCTCGACCCCACGCTCGCCGATATCTTCAACGCGCGCGGCGAGCTCTGGCTGAAGAAAGGCGACAAGCCCAAGGCGGTGCAGGATTTCGGCGCCGCGCTGAAGATCGATCCGAACCACGAGAAGGCCAAGGCCAATCACAAGGCGATGGCGCGCGAGCTCGAGCGGATCGGTGCGCAGATGGCGGTCGCCGGCAAGCCCAGCTTCAACTGCGCCCGCGCATCCCGCGCCGTCGAGAAGGCGATCTGTGCCAGCCGCGAACTCGCCGATCTCGACCGCGAAATTTTCGCATCGAATGCCCGGGCGGTCCGGGAGGCGCGCAGTCCGGCGGAGTCGAAGAATCTTCAGCGTGAGCAGGATGAATTCATCGCCCGCCGCAATGCCGGTTACGGCCGGCCTGGATATGATCTGAAGAAGGCGATGCAGGAGCGGCTGCAACGGATCAACGGGGTGGACGGATACTGA
- a CDS encoding tetratricopeptide repeat protein, with translation MCGTPSSAQTFPFAKISLRAFLLGAAMSLVLAAPASAGTDCVAGSKAAPAELITACSAIIDQASNSTNDRAAALLVRADANARTSGGLTQALRDIDRAIALDGKNAKAWRLRGDLLREAGGDLNRAASDLSKAIELDPQDAEAYELRGVVYTSQRRLDRALADYDQAIKLKPDYAQAWSDRGVTYYLGGDNEKAIRDLSEALRLDPNRPRSYTNRGAAYKKLGQLDKSVADDGEAIRLDPKVPEYYDNRGLSLAAMGEYDKAIADYDQALRLAPRPNFFTNRGDAYQHKGEFGAALSDYEAALKLDPNFALTYNNRAVLYKKMGERKKALADYETALKLDPGNENAANGRRTTMAEIAKFGAEAPLPLAANSGNGPSFDCASAKREVEKVICADPQLGMLDRRIAETYERVLKSLNRRSADDLRKSQRDFLVSRDASFRRPGYDLKKVMQDRLQRLNAMES, from the coding sequence ATGTGCGGCACGCCTTCTTCCGCGCAAACGTTCCCGTTTGCCAAGATCTCGCTTCGCGCCTTCCTCCTCGGCGCGGCGATGAGCCTTGTTCTCGCAGCCCCGGCCTCGGCCGGCACAGATTGCGTCGCGGGTAGCAAGGCGGCTCCTGCCGAACTGATCACGGCCTGCAGCGCCATCATCGACCAAGCTTCGAATTCGACGAACGACCGTGCCGCAGCACTTCTGGTGCGCGCCGATGCCAATGCGCGGACCTCGGGGGGCCTCACCCAGGCGCTGCGGGACATCGACCGCGCCATCGCGCTCGACGGCAAGAACGCAAAGGCCTGGCGCCTGCGTGGCGATCTGCTGCGTGAGGCGGGCGGCGACCTCAACCGCGCCGCTTCCGATCTCAGCAAGGCGATCGAGCTCGATCCACAGGATGCGGAGGCCTACGAGCTGCGCGGCGTCGTCTACACCAGCCAGCGCCGGCTCGACCGTGCGCTTGCCGATTACGACCAGGCGATCAAGCTGAAGCCGGACTATGCGCAAGCCTGGTCCGACCGCGGCGTGACTTATTATCTCGGCGGCGACAACGAGAAGGCGATCCGCGATCTCAGCGAGGCGCTGCGGCTCGATCCGAACCGGCCGCGCAGCTACACCAATCGCGGCGCGGCCTACAAGAAGCTCGGCCAGCTCGACAAATCGGTCGCCGATGATGGCGAGGCGATCAGGCTCGATCCGAAAGTGCCGGAATATTACGACAATCGGGGCCTCTCGCTGGCCGCGATGGGCGAGTACGACAAGGCGATCGCTGATTACGACCAGGCGCTGCGGCTGGCGCCGCGGCCGAATTTCTTCACCAACCGCGGCGATGCCTATCAGCACAAGGGCGAGTTTGGCGCCGCGCTCAGTGACTACGAGGCTGCGCTGAAGCTCGATCCGAATTTCGCGCTGACCTACAACAACCGCGCCGTGCTCTACAAGAAGATGGGCGAGCGCAAGAAGGCGCTGGCCGATTACGAGACCGCGCTGAAGCTCGATCCCGGCAACGAGAACGCCGCAAATGGCCGCCGCACCACGATGGCGGAGATCGCGAAGTTCGGTGCCGAGGCGCCGCTTCCGCTCGCGGCGAATTCCGGCAACGGCCCGTCGTTCGATTGCGCGAGCGCCAAGCGCGAGGTCGAGAAGGTGATCTGCGCCGATCCGCAGCTCGGCATGCTCGACCGCCGGATCGCGGAGACCTATGAGCGCGTGCTGAAGTCCCTGAACCGGCGCTCGGCGGATGATCTGCGCAAGTCCCAGCGCGATTTCCTCGTCTCGCGCGACGCGAGCTTCCGCCGCCCCGGCTACGATCTGAAGAAGGTCATGCAGGATCGGTTGCAGCGGTTGAACGCGATGGAGAGCTGA
- a CDS encoding propionyl-CoA synthetase: MNAQGGSKYHEVHARSLADPEGFWAEAAKEIDWIEPPKKIFDVSQGVYGRWFTGGVVNTCYNALDRHVERGRADQVALIHDSPLTNSITKFTYAELLGEVQALAAVMQDFGVAKGDRVILYMPMVPEAVVAMLACARIGAVHSVVFGGFAAKELATRIDDAQPKLILSASCGIEPGRIVQYKPLLDEAIKLASAKPKACIVLQRPQLTCDLTPGRDYDWASLRRKALNEGKKAPCVPVAATDPLYILYTSGTTGIPKGVVRDNGGHLVAVKWSMFNLYGVKPGEVWWCGSDIGWVVGHSYIIYGPLLHGATSIMYEGKPVGTPDAGAFWRVISEHKAVALFTAPTAFRAIRKEDPEGKFIRQYDLSKFRTLFLAGERADPPTVEWAEQQLKVPVIDHWWQTETGWCIAGNPVGLGMLPVKHGSPTVPMPGYQVDVVDEAAKPVGANTMGSIVIKLPMPPGCLPTLWNQDDRFREAYLSEFPGYYKTSDAGYKDEDGYVFVMGRTDDIINVAGHRLSTGGMEEILASHPDVAECAVLGVKDAIKGEVPCGFLVLKAGVKRAPSEIEKEIIALVRERLGPVAAFKLAITVGRLPKTRSGKILRGTIKKIADGEAWTMPATIEDPKVLDEIGEALKGRV, from the coding sequence ATGAACGCCCAGGGTGGAAGCAAGTATCACGAGGTCCATGCGCGCTCGCTGGCCGATCCGGAAGGATTTTGGGCCGAGGCGGCCAAGGAGATCGACTGGATCGAGCCGCCGAAAAAGATCTTCGATGTCTCGCAAGGCGTCTACGGCCGCTGGTTCACCGGCGGCGTCGTCAATACCTGCTACAATGCGCTCGACCGCCATGTCGAACGCGGCCGTGCCGACCAGGTCGCGCTGATCCACGATTCGCCGCTGACGAACAGCATCACCAAGTTCACTTACGCCGAGTTGCTTGGCGAGGTGCAGGCGCTCGCCGCCGTGATGCAGGATTTCGGCGTCGCCAAGGGCGACCGCGTCATCCTCTATATGCCGATGGTGCCCGAGGCCGTGGTCGCGATGCTCGCCTGCGCGCGCATCGGCGCGGTGCACTCGGTGGTGTTCGGCGGCTTTGCGGCAAAGGAGCTCGCCACCCGCATCGACGATGCGCAGCCAAAGCTCATCCTCTCCGCGAGTTGCGGCATCGAGCCCGGGCGTATTGTGCAGTACAAGCCGCTGCTCGACGAGGCGATCAAGCTCGCGTCCGCGAAGCCGAAGGCCTGCATCGTGCTGCAACGTCCGCAGCTAACTTGCGACCTCACGCCGGGCCGCGACTACGATTGGGCGAGCCTGCGCCGCAAGGCGCTGAACGAGGGCAAGAAAGCACCTTGCGTGCCCGTCGCCGCCACCGATCCGCTCTACATCCTCTACACCTCGGGCACCACGGGCATCCCCAAGGGCGTCGTGCGCGACAATGGCGGTCATCTCGTCGCGGTGAAATGGTCGATGTTCAATCTCTACGGCGTCAAGCCGGGCGAGGTCTGGTGGTGCGGCTCCGACATCGGCTGGGTGGTCGGCCACAGCTATATCATCTACGGCCCACTGCTGCATGGCGCGACCTCGATCATGTATGAGGGCAAGCCGGTCGGCACGCCCGATGCCGGCGCGTTCTGGCGCGTGATCTCCGAGCACAAGGCGGTCGCTCTCTTCACCGCGCCGACCGCGTTCCGCGCGATCCGGAAAGAGGATCCGGAAGGCAAGTTCATCCGGCAATATGACCTCTCTAAATTCCGCACGCTATTCCTCGCCGGCGAGCGCGCCGATCCGCCGACGGTGGAGTGGGCGGAGCAGCAGCTGAAGGTCCCCGTGATCGATCATTGGTGGCAGACCGAAACCGGCTGGTGCATTGCCGGCAATCCGGTCGGCCTCGGCATGCTGCCGGTGAAGCACGGCTCGCCGACGGTGCCGATGCCGGGCTATCAGGTCGACGTCGTGGATGAAGCGGCAAAGCCGGTTGGTGCCAACACCATGGGCTCGATCGTCATCAAGCTGCCGATGCCGCCGGGCTGCCTGCCGACGCTGTGGAATCAGGACGACCGCTTTAGGGAAGCTTACCTCAGCGAATTCCCCGGCTACTACAAGACATCGGACGCCGGCTACAAGGACGAGGACGGCTATGTCTTCGTCATGGGCCGTACCGACGACATCATCAACGTCGCCGGCCACAGGCTCTCCACCGGCGGCATGGAGGAGATCCTGGCCTCGCATCCCGATGTCGCCGAATGCGCCGTGCTCGGCGTCAAGGATGCGATCAAGGGCGAGGTGCCCTGCGGCTTCCTGGTGCTGAAGGCCGGCGTGAAGCGCGCTCCGAGCGAGATCGAGAAGGAGATCATCGCGCTGGTGCGCGAGCGGCTCGGCCCCGTCGCCGCCTTCAAGCTCGCCATCACCGTCGGCCGCCTGCCCAAGACGCGCTCCGGCAAGATCCTGCGCGGCACCATCAAGAAGATCGCCGACGGCGAAGCCTGGACCATGCCGGCGACGATCGAGGACCCCAAGGTGCTCGACGAGATCGGCGAGGCGCTGAAGGGGCGGGTGTGA
- a CDS encoding OmpW family outer membrane protein, with protein MNGTTRNVARLAVLGAMLAGTFSSVQAADLPVYTKAPPQVEAFNPWMVRLRVLGVLPDAGGSTVNVAVVPSLSAPNSGLSISDQVVPELDISYFFTKNIAAELILGVTRHSISGTGSLANLPIGKTTLLPPTLTLQYHFDNFGAFKPYIGAGVNYTVFFNNSAANAPAAIAGPPAIVATTTSLHVSNAWGGAVQFGFDYMLDRHWGLNVDVKKLWLRPDYSATVSGLPVTGTAHIDPWLVGGGVTYKF; from the coding sequence ATGAACGGAACGACAAGAAACGTGGCGCGGCTGGCTGTGCTTGGCGCGATGCTCGCGGGGACTTTTTCCTCGGTGCAGGCAGCCGATTTGCCGGTTTACACGAAGGCGCCGCCGCAGGTGGAGGCGTTCAATCCGTGGATGGTGCGTCTGCGCGTGCTCGGCGTGTTGCCGGACGCGGGCGGTTCGACTGTCAATGTCGCGGTCGTGCCGTCTCTGTCGGCACCGAATTCCGGGCTCTCGATCAGCGACCAGGTCGTGCCCGAGCTCGACATCAGCTATTTCTTCACGAAGAACATCGCGGCCGAGCTGATCCTGGGCGTGACCAGGCATTCGATCAGCGGCACCGGCTCGCTGGCGAACCTGCCGATCGGCAAGACCACGCTGCTGCCGCCGACGCTGACATTGCAATATCACTTCGACAATTTCGGCGCGTTCAAGCCGTATATTGGCGCGGGCGTGAACTACACCGTGTTCTTCAACAATTCGGCTGCGAATGCACCGGCCGCCATCGCCGGTCCGCCCGCGATCGTCGCCACCACCACGAGCCTCCATGTCAGCAACGCCTGGGGCGGCGCCGTGCAGTTCGGCTTCGACTACATGCTCGACCGGCACTGGGGTCTCAACGTCGACGTCAAGAAGCTCTGGCTGCGGCCGGACTACAGCGCGACCGTCTCGGGTCTGCCCGTCACCGGCACCGCCCATATCGATCCGTGGCTCGTCGGCGGCGGCGTGACGTACAAGTTCTGA
- a CDS encoding cell cycle transcriptional regulator TrcR: MSNAPLMPKATAVWLLDNTALTFDQVADFTKMHPLEVRAIADGDAAQGIKGMDPLSNGQLTREEIEKGEKNPDYRLRLQESKVVLPPQPKRKGPRYTPVSRRHERPSAILWLLRSHPELKDAQIMRLVGTTKSTIASVRDRTHWNTSQLTPIDPVTLGLCSQIELDFEVARAAKEKPIDAAYGGATLLPASETTKKDEFEPTERSSDDLNVDAVFAKLKTLGGKKHEDEEE, translated from the coding sequence ATGAGCAACGCACCTCTGATGCCCAAGGCGACCGCCGTCTGGCTGCTGGACAACACCGCGCTGACCTTCGACCAGGTCGCCGATTTCACCAAGATGCACCCCCTCGAGGTGCGAGCGATCGCCGACGGCGACGCCGCCCAGGGCATCAAGGGCATGGACCCCCTCTCCAACGGCCAGCTGACCCGCGAGGAGATCGAGAAGGGTGAGAAGAACCCGGACTACCGGCTCCGCCTCCAGGAGAGCAAGGTGGTGCTGCCGCCCCAGCCCAAGCGCAAGGGCCCGCGCTACACCCCGGTGTCGCGCCGCCACGAGCGCCCGAGCGCCATCCTCTGGCTGCTGCGCAGCCATCCGGAGCTCAAGGACGCCCAGATCATGCGTCTGGTCGGCACCACCAAGAGCACCATCGCCAGCGTGCGCGACCGCACGCACTGGAACACCTCGCAGCTGACCCCGATCGACCCCGTCACGCTCGGCCTCTGCTCGCAGATCGAGCTCGATTTCGAGGTGGCGCGCGCGGCCAAGGAAAAGCCGATCGACGCAGCCTATGGCGGTGCCACCCTGCTGCCGGCCTCCGAGACCACCAAGAAGGACGAGTTCGAGCCGACCGAGCGGTCGAGCGACGACCTCAACGTCGACGCCGTGTTCGCCAAGCTCAAGACGCTTGGCGGCAAGAAGCACGAGGACGAGGAGGAGTAG
- the ispH gene encoding 4-hydroxy-3-methylbut-2-enyl diphosphate reductase, translating to MSAKPDLKIVLCSPRGFCAGVVRAIDTVERALDKYGAPVYVRHEIVHNKYVVDGLKKKGAIFVEELAEIPESTTAPVVFSAHGVPKSVPADAQSRNLFSLDATCPLVTKVHREAAIHFKRGREIFLIGHSHHPEVVGTLGQLPAGAVTLIETAEDAKTISPKDPDNLAFVTQTTLSIDDTAEIVALLKERFPNINGPHKEDICYATTNRQLAVKKVAPVVDALIVVGAPNSSNSQRLREVAEREGCKVAVLAQRATDIDWDKFGNIASLGITAGASAPEVIVEEIMDAFAERYTLHVETVSAAEENEFFPLPRQVRPEAAAE from the coding sequence ATGTCAGCCAAACCAGACCTCAAGATCGTGCTTTGTTCTCCCCGCGGCTTCTGCGCCGGGGTGGTCCGGGCGATCGACACCGTGGAACGGGCGCTCGATAAATACGGCGCCCCCGTCTATGTTCGCCATGAGATTGTGCACAACAAGTACGTCGTCGATGGGTTGAAGAAGAAGGGCGCGATCTTCGTCGAGGAGCTCGCCGAAATCCCCGAAAGCACCACCGCCCCGGTCGTGTTCTCGGCCCATGGCGTCCCCAAGTCGGTTCCGGCCGACGCGCAGTCCCGCAATCTGTTCTCGCTGGATGCGACCTGCCCGCTGGTGACCAAGGTGCACCGCGAGGCCGCGATCCACTTCAAGCGCGGCCGCGAGATCTTCCTGATCGGCCACTCCCACCACCCCGAGGTGGTTGGCACGCTCGGCCAACTTCCCGCCGGCGCTGTGACCCTGATCGAGACCGCCGAGGATGCCAAGACCATCAGTCCGAAGGATCCCGATAACCTCGCCTTCGTGACCCAGACCACGCTGTCGATCGACGATACCGCGGAGATCGTGGCGCTGCTCAAGGAGCGCTTCCCGAACATCAACGGGCCGCACAAGGAAGACATCTGCTACGCCACCACCAACCGCCAGCTGGCGGTGAAGAAGGTGGCGCCGGTTGTCGACGCGCTGATCGTTGTCGGTGCCCCCAATTCGTCGAACTCGCAGCGGCTGCGCGAGGTTGCCGAGCGTGAGGGCTGCAAGGTCGCCGTGCTGGCGCAGCGCGCCACCGACATCGACTGGGACAAGTTCGGCAACATCGCGAGCCTTGGCATCACCGCGGGCGCGTCCGCGCCGGAAGTGATCGTCGAGGAGATCATGGACGCGTTCGCCGAGCGCTACACGCTGCATGTGGAGACGGTCTCGGCCGCGGAAGAGAACGAGTTCTTCCCGCTGCCGCGTCAGGTGCGCCCCGAAGCCGCCGCCGAGTAG
- a CDS encoding homoserine kinase, which yields MAVYTDVAADELADFLSQYDLGELLSYKGIAEGVENSNFLLHTSKGSFILTLYEKRVAKNDLPFFLALMTHLAEHGVTCPLPVKAKDGEALRELSGRPAAIITFLEGVWPRKPNAMHCAGVGEGLARMHLAGANFAIKRANALSVAGWRPLFDAAASRADEVQPGLRAYLATELDYLSSGVWPTDLPEGVIHADLFNDNAFFLGDKLSGIIDFTFACNDMLAYDVAICLNAWCFEPDHSFNVTKARAFLNAYGRVRKLSEAEEAALPLLARGAAIRFLLTRLVDWLNVPPGALVKPKDPLEYFRKLRFHQSVSSARDYGLMPSGLVA from the coding sequence ATGGCGGTCTACACCGACGTTGCCGCCGACGAGCTTGCGGATTTCCTGAGTCAATACGATCTCGGCGAATTGCTCTCCTACAAGGGCATCGCCGAGGGCGTCGAGAATTCCAACTTCCTGCTGCACACCAGCAAAGGCTCGTTCATCCTCACGCTCTATGAGAAGCGCGTGGCGAAGAACGATCTGCCGTTCTTCCTCGCGCTGATGACGCATCTGGCCGAGCACGGCGTGACCTGTCCGCTGCCGGTGAAGGCGAAAGACGGAGAGGCGTTGCGCGAGCTGTCGGGGCGCCCCGCCGCGATCATCACCTTTCTCGAAGGCGTCTGGCCGCGCAAGCCGAACGCGATGCATTGCGCCGGTGTCGGCGAGGGGCTCGCCAGGATGCATCTGGCCGGCGCCAATTTCGCGATCAAGCGCGCCAATGCGCTCTCGGTTGCGGGCTGGCGGCCGCTGTTCGATGCAGCGGCAAGCCGCGCCGACGAGGTGCAGCCGGGCCTGCGAGCATACCTTGCGACCGAACTCGACTATCTCTCGAGTGGCGTCTGGCCGACCGATCTGCCCGAGGGCGTGATCCACGCCGACCTCTTCAACGACAACGCCTTCTTCCTCGGCGACAAGCTCTCGGGGATCATCGACTTCACCTTCGCTTGCAACGACATGCTGGCCTATGACGTCGCGATCTGCCTCAACGCCTGGTGCTTCGAGCCGGATCATTCCTTCAACGTCACGAAGGCGCGCGCTTTCCTCAATGCCTATGGCCGGGTGCGAAAGCTCTCCGAAGCCGAGGAGGCCGCGCTGCCGCTGCTGGCGCGCGGCGCCGCGATCCGCTTCCTGCTGACGCGGCTGGTGGACTGGCTCAACGTGCCGCCCGGTGCGCTGGTGAAGCCGAAGGATCCGCTGGAATATTTTCGCAAGCTGCGCTTCCACCAGAGCGTTTCCAGCGCGCGCGATTACGGGCTGATGCCGTCAGGACTGGTCGCGTGA
- the rnhA gene encoding ribonuclease HI has translation MSEKPVVTIYTDGACSGNPGPGGWGAILKFGDKEKELNGGQPHTTNNQMELMAAISALEALKKPCTVDLYTDSQYVRQGITGWIFGWKRNGWRTADKKPVKNVELWQRLDAALKQHEVRWHWVKGHAGHPENERADQLARDGIVKARLQQRVGE, from the coding sequence GTGAGCGAAAAGCCCGTTGTCACGATCTATACCGACGGCGCCTGCTCGGGAAATCCGGGGCCCGGCGGCTGGGGCGCGATCCTGAAGTTCGGCGACAAGGAGAAAGAGCTGAACGGCGGCCAGCCGCACACCACCAACAACCAGATGGAATTGATGGCGGCGATCTCCGCGCTGGAAGCGCTCAAGAAGCCGTGCACCGTCGATCTCTACACCGACAGCCAGTATGTCCGGCAGGGCATCACGGGGTGGATCTTTGGCTGGAAGCGCAACGGCTGGCGCACCGCCGACAAGAAGCCGGTCAAGAATGTGGAGCTTTGGCAGCGCCTCGATGCGGCACTCAAGCAGCACGAAGTCCGCTGGCACTGGGTCAAGGGCCATGCCGGCCATCCGGAGAACGAGCGGGCGGATCAGCTCGCGCGGGACGGGATCGTGAAGGCGCGGTTGCAGCAGCGGGTGGGGGAGTAA
- a CDS encoding peroxiredoxin: MAIQTGDKLPEAKFRVMTAEGPQVKTTDDIFKGKKVALFAVPGAYTGTCHKMHLPSIFLNAYAMKDKGVDTIAIVSVNDAFVMNAWKRDTDQRDEAVFLADGNAEFAKAIGMELDASANGLGIRSKRYSMLVEDGVVKKLNLEAMPGKVEVSGGDTLLGQL, encoded by the coding sequence ATGGCGATCCAGACTGGCGACAAGCTGCCCGAGGCGAAATTCCGCGTGATGACGGCGGAAGGCCCGCAGGTGAAGACCACCGACGACATCTTCAAGGGCAAGAAGGTGGCGCTGTTCGCCGTGCCCGGCGCCTATACCGGCACCTGCCACAAGATGCATCTGCCGAGCATCTTCCTCAACGCCTACGCCATGAAGGACAAGGGCGTCGACACCATCGCCATCGTCTCGGTCAACGATGCCTTCGTCATGAACGCCTGGAAGCGCGACACCGACCAGCGCGACGAGGCCGTCTTCCTCGCCGACGGCAATGCCGAGTTCGCCAAGGCGATCGGCATGGAGCTCGATGCTTCCGCGAACGGCCTCGGCATCCGCTCCAAGCGCTATTCGATGCTGGTCGAGGACGGCGTAGTCAAGAAGCTGAACCTGGAAGCGATGCCCGGCAAGGTCGAGGTCTCGGGCGGCGATACGCTGCTGGGGCAGCTGTAA